A window of the Salvelinus sp. IW2-2015 linkage group LG37, ASM291031v2, whole genome shotgun sequence genome harbors these coding sequences:
- the frem1a gene encoding FRAS1-related extracellular matrix protein 1a isoform X2 yields MGLQRXALRRALPWLLLLVVAGGSHGSLVKTNLGLRVKRGQSAYLQEGDLQFHIPRVKDACKVEVVLNEPITQRVGTLTPQVFDCHYLXDDVKYVHNGCPILKEDTVKLRLYRFTETETFTEVFFLRVEIMEPDCNIIKLGPKSLVVPEFYGLSDTLDGNVVSFHYERMTSLECSIRVNTHETHLPGHGQLVIGEPDQLEARGDEPESFIPLRQQLDNKARAMCKTEDCLKGLKLAKVTKVPCDEFLVMGLRYQHIDPPSPDVDYIALRLDLTDTRSGSIYQSERAWIPVHILGAVPNQPPKPAFMSMFILEVDQFILTPLSTATLDAEDGETPKQLLVFNITKPPLEGFITHLSDHTRPIFSFTWVDLNDMLIGYQPPNSSHTQRRNYEVEFEVHDFFFEKSTPIMVHMSVRTADTNAPRVSWNMGLSLLEGQSRPITWDQLQIVDNDNFKAVRIITVDGLQHGRLTLRGGKGFMFTVADILAGAVRYHHDDSDTTKDFIIFRITDGRHQTRHKFPINILPKDDSPPFLITNTVLELSEGHTALLRGSILQASDMDSSDDYILFNITRPPQAGELMKIPGPGLTGYPVSRFLQKDLFHSVVYYRHLGNEVFDDSFEVVLSDFHDPPNLSEPQVIVVHINPVPDQPPKEVPGVTRCLVVKETEVVHLTKKQLHFIDLESPDSELTYTVTTPPFYSRSYGGHDAGRLFLVDSIAKFTKDPEAPVLRLFTQHAVNYMKVAYMPPILDIGPYPQHIQLVLSVTNQQGTTVAGICFNITVVPVDNLAPEVHMKPLTVDEGGECWVGPDHLLLTDHDSTEESLRVELKREPWHGAVQLDGFSMKPGQNFTVRDLKSLKVRYHHDSSETVGDAIELIATDGINAINFVLEVKVTLINDEVPVLMPGLKPVLDCAEGQEVIITAEYIYATDADSDDNSLTYMIARQPYHGVVRKNAIVVDRFIQADIVAGSITYEHTGAEIGLAPRHDTITFVISDGQTENVPSCCKDRGDTLKRGRAQVQESLPLYDLKVTVFPVDSQMPSIATGDVFVVDEGGVAPITIAHLSASDVDTPLEELVISLVSPPQYGYIENILPSPGFEKSNTGISIASFSYSDIMNGHVNYVQSRHQRIEPTADQFMLCVSDGKHTSAHVHFYIIINPINDEVPEFLARNITVREGHMKELDPAVINAVDLDVPKNNLLFSVVQAPQHGTIMGRTYGNDVPANGRPVNRHRDAEVLVQDFTMQELRNGMSLMYMHDDSENMVDSFTIHLTDGKHQLQRHVMVNVLPVNDEEPRVIRNNGMEVEAGEARLISSANLFAQDSDTTSQEIVYMLESVPTQGLLQVKVGSDWVTQSAGMNCTQETLDMNLLRYLHTGPLGHTQDFFVFHLLDGKNRSPAQHFHISLKDMEKGNIGIFVKPVKTSRGERVVLTTDVLLATDGTDKPEELFYIVTVPPGNGHMEYIKHPGVAISTFSQMDIAANLVGYVHDNRATASLETLQFVVSNGKATRNGTLEIYVETTDRVLPSLTCNSGLRIPQDSSMAVTPDALALSDPDTPPSDLLFFLAQPPQYGTLLRGGVPLAAGGNFTQWDLQELEVTYRHGGGPSQIDRFAFTASDTTNRSFLLEGRVQTEPVIFTIQIEPLDSSAPEVVQLQSLWKAEVLSDGRYGIYLSSRELRAQDGNTKDEDLSFHIHRPPYFGYLENTIKGSFIQKRFTQRDLSKRTIVYIIDPATEALSDSLEFRVSDPLGNTGPSHTLELKWSRVELAVSEYQACEDQGTVSLDVLRKGNMAESSYITIKVREVTATAGKDFTLSPSSLIQFDPGVSKRSWRIEITQDHLEEAEETFEVTLVSPEGTVVGSTSKALVKIKDSGKGQCGSSQATMGSSLGGKQVQSGPYRQHGSIHLETLPLAKGDQQMTWTRGDGVPQSVPAAVPATPNMKLRAMANRKTIPPSSVHRNGTDTVFTYHGIMSVRLEDDKSPSRKGRKANIQVTSRERQQHAATAPPVAPNNPKPVPKTKSDSLLPHTMSEQPNKEASPSSGPKPCVPELMGLLHFNQSSGGLLHCNGVSWKPWAPTDE; encoded by the exons ATGGGTTTACAAAGAGKGGCACTGCGACGGGCACTTCCCTGGCTGCTGCTGCTAGTTGTGGCTGGAGGGTCACACGGCTCCCTGGTGAAGACTAACCTAGGGTTGAGGGTGAAGAGGGGCCAGTCGGCYTACCTGCAGGAGGGGGACCTGCAGTTCCACATCCCCCGGGTGAAGGACGCCTGCAAGGTGGAAGTGGTGCTCAACGAGCCAATTACGCAGAGGGTGGGGACGCTGACACCTCAG GTATTTGACTGCCACTACCTGGYTGATGACGTAAAGTATGTTCACAATGGCTGCCCGATACTAAAAGAAGATACTGTCAAGCTACGACTCTACAG gttcacagagacagagaccttTACGGAGGTCTTCTTCCTGCGTGTGGAGATCATGGAACCCGACTGCAACATCATCAAACTAGGGCCCAAGTCCCTGGTGGTGCCAGAGTTCTACGGCCTGTCCGACACGCTGGATGGCAACGTGGTGTCCTTCCACTATGAGAGGATGACCAGTCTTGAGTGTAGCATCCGTGTGAACACCCATGAGACACACCTCCCGGGTCATGGTCAGTTGGTCATTGGGGAGCCAGACCAGCTGGAGGCCAGAGGGGACGAGCCGGAGAGCTTCATTCCTCTCCGGCAGCAGCTAG ATAACAAGGCCAGGGCCATGTGTAAGACTGAGGACTGCCTGAAGGGCCTGAAGCTGGCAAAGGTTACYAAAGTGCCCTGTGATGAGTTCCTGGTGATGGGCCTGAGGTACCAGCACATAGACCCACCGTCTCCAGACGTAGACTACATCGCCCTCCGACTGGACCTCACCGACACCAGGAGCGGGAGCATATACCAG TCGGAGCGGGCCTGGATACCTGTCCACATCCTTGGCGCTGTTCCCAACCAGCCGCCCAAGCCAGCCTTCATGTCCATGTTTATCCTGGAAGTGGACCAATTCATCCTCACGCCCCTCTCCACCGCCACCCTGGACGCAGAGGACGGAGAGACCCCCAAACAGCTGCTGGTGTTCAACATCACCAAGCCCCCCCTAGAGGGCTTCATCACCCACCTGTCAGACCACACGCGACCCATCTTCTCCTTCACCTGGGTGGACCTCAACGACATGCTTATCGGCTACCAGCCACCCAACTCCTCCCACACCCAGCGTAGGAACTATGAG GTGGAGTTTGAGGTACATGACTTCTTCTTTGAGAAGAGCACCCCGATCATGGTCCACATGTCAGTTAGAACAGCAGACACCAATGCACCCAGGGTGTCATGGAACATGG GTCTTAGTCTTCTTGAAGGTCAGTCTCGTCCAATCACGTGGGATCAGCTCCAGATTGTGGACAACGACAACTTCAAGGCTGTACGCATCATCACTGTCGACGGCCTCCAGCATGGCAGGCTAACACTGAGAG GTGGCAAGGGTTTCATGTTCACCGTCGCCGACATCCTCGCGGGCGCCGTGCGCTACCATCACGACGACAGCGACACCACCAAGGACTTCATCATCTTCCGCATCACCGATGGGCGCCACCAGACCCGGCATAAGTTCCCCATCAACATCCTGCCCAAGGATGACAGCCCACCATTCCTCATCACCAACACAGTGCTGGAGCTGTCTGAGGGCCACACGGCCCTGCTGAGAGGATCCATACTGCAGGCCTCAGACATGGACTCAAGCGACGACTACATCCTGTTCAACATCACCCGGCCACCGCAAGCTGGAGAGCTCATGAAGATCCCTGGTCCTGGACTCACCG GTTATCCTGTCAGCCGTTTCCTGCAGAAGGACCTGTTCCACTCTGTGGTCTACTACCGCCATCTAGGGAATGAGGTGTTTGATGACTCCTTCGAAGTGGTGCTCTCGGACTTCCATGACCCACCAAACCTTTCAGAACCTCAG GTCATAGTGGTGCACATCAACCCTGTGCCTGACCAGCCACCTAAAGAGGTTCCTGGGGTGACTCGGTGCCTGGTGGTCAAAGAGACAGAGGTGGTCCACCTGACCAAGAAGCAGCTTCACTTCATCGATCTGGAGTCCCCTGACAGCGAGCTCACATACACTGTTACCACTCCGCCCTTCTACAGCAGGTCTTATGG GGGCCATGATGCAGGGAGGCTGTTCCTGGTTGACAGCATTGCCAAGTTCACCAAGGATCCTGAAGCTCCAGTGTTAAGGTTATTCACACAG CATGCAGTCAACTACATGAAAGTGGCCTACATGCCTCCCATCCTGGACATTGGGCCTTACCCGCAGCACATCCAGTTGGTGCTCTCCGTCACCAACCAGCAGGGAACCACAGTCGCTGGCATCTGCTTCAACATTACTGTGGTGCCAGTGGACAACCTGGCCCCAGAG GTGCACATGAAACCTCTGACAGTGGACGAGGGTGGGGAGTGCTGGGTGGGTCCGGACCACCTGCTGCTGACAGACCATGACTCTACAGAGGAGAGCCTGAGAGTGGAGCTGAAGAGAGAGCCTTGGCACGGAGCTGTTCAGCTGGATGGCTTCTCCATGAAACCGGGCCAGAACTTCACTGTTCGCGACCTGAAAAGCCTAAAAGTTAG ATATCATCACGACAGCTCGGAAACAGTGGGAGATGCCATTGAATTAATCGCTACCGATGGGATTAACGCAATCAACTTTGTTCTGGAAGTTAAG GTGACACTGATCAATGATGAGGTTCCAGTTCTCATGCCAGGTCTGAAACCTGTTCTGGACTGTGCAGAGGGACAGGAAGTCATCATCACCGCTGAGTACATCTATGCCACAGACGCAGACAGTGACGACAACAGTCTGACCTACATGATTGCCCGCCAGCCATACCATGGCGTGGTGCGCAAAAACGCCATTGTGGTCGATCGCTTCATTCAGGCAGACATTGTCGCAGGGAGTATCACCTACGAACACACAG GAGCGGAGATTGGACTAGCCCCTCGACACGACACAATTACGTTTGTGATATCCGACGGCCAGACGGAGAATGTTCCGTCATGCTGTAAGGACCGAGGGGACACATTGAAAAGAGGCAGGGCACAAGTCCAGGAGAGCCTGCCTCTGTATGACCTGAAGGTCACCGTGTTCCCTGTGGACAGTCAGATGCCTTCTATTGCAACAG GAGATGTGTTTGTGGTGGATGAGGGAGGTGTGGCCCCTATAACTATAGCCCACCTCAGTGCCTCGGATGTGGACACTCCCCTGGAGGAGCTGGTGATCAGCCTGGTCTCTCCTCCCCAGTATGGCTACATTGAGAATATCCTGCCCAGTCCTGGATTTGAGAAAAGCAACACAGGCATCAGCATCG CCTCCTTCTCttacagtgacatcatgaacggACATGTGAACTATGTCCAGTCCAGACACCAGAGGATCGAGCCAACCGCTGACCAGTTCATGCTCTGTGTCTCTGACGGGAAACACACCTCTGCCCACGTCCACTTCTACATCATCATCAACCCCATCAATGACGAGGTCCCGGAGTTTCTCGCCAGAAATATCACG GTGCGAGAGGGCCATATGAAGGAGCTGGACCCTGCTGTTATAAACGCGGTGGATCTGGACGTCCCTAAGAACAACCTGCTGTTCAGCGTGGTCCAGGCCCCCCAGCATGGCACCATCATGGGCCGAACGTATGGCAACGACGTGCCCGCCAATGGAAGACCCGTCAACAGGCACAGGGACGCAGAGGTGCTGGTCCAGGACTTCACCATGCAGGAGTTGAGGAATG GTATGTCTCTGATGTACATGCACGATGACTCTGAGAACATGGTGGACAGCTTCACCATCCATCTGACCGATGGGAAACACCAGCTCCAGAGGCACGTGATGGTCAACGTACTCCCCGTCAATGATGAGGAGCCTCGAGTCATAAG GAACAATGGAATGGAGGTGGAGGCAGGCGAGGCTAGGCTGATCTCCAGTGCTAATCTCTTTGCTCAGGACAGCGACACTACCTCTCAGGAGATAGTCTACATGTTGGAGAGTGTTCCCACTCAGGGACTGCTACAGGTTAAG GTAGGCTCTGACTGGGTGACCCAGTCTGCGGGGATGAACTGCACCCAGGAGACATTGGACATGAACCTGCTGCGCTACCTCCATACGGGGCCACTGGGACACACACAGGATTTCTTTGTGTTCCACCTGCTGGACGGGAAGAACCGCTCCCCCGCGCAGCACTTCCACATCTCCCTCAAGGACATGGAGAAAG GAAACATTGGCATTTTTGTGAAGCCGGTGAAGACCAGCCGCGGTGAGCGCGTGGTTCTGACCACAGACGTCTTGCTGGCGACGGACGGTACAGACAAACCCGAGGAGCTGTTCTACATTGTTACAGTCCCCCCCGGCAACGGCCACATGGAGTACATCAAACACCCCGGGGTGGCCATCAGCACCTTCAGCCAGATGGACATCGCTGCCAACCTGGTGGGCTACGTCCATGACAACAGAGCCACCGCGTCGCTAGAGACACTACA GTTCGTCGTCAGCAACGGCAAGGCCACCCGTAACGGCACCCTGGAGATTTACGTTGAGACCACCGACCGCGTGCTGCCATCACTGACCTGTAACAGCGGCTTGAGAATCCCTCAGGACTCCTCCATGGCGGTGACCCCTGACGCCCTCGCCTTGTCCGACCCCGACACCCCACCCAGTGACCTGCTCTTCTTTCTGGCCCAGCCTCCGCAGTACGGCACCCTGCTCCGGGGCGGTGTCCCGCTCGCTGCCGGGGGTAACTTTACCCAGTGGGACCTGCAGGAGCTGGAGGTGACCTACAGGCACGGGGGCGGCCCGTCGCAGATCGACCGCTTTGCCTTCACGGCCTCAGACACTACCAACAGGAGTTTCCTGCTGGAGGGGAGGGTACAGACGGAACCTGTTATCTTTACCATTCAG ATTGAGCCTTTGGACAGCTCGGCTCCTGAGGTTGTGCAGCTACAGTCTCTGTGGAAGGCTGAAGTCCTGTCTGACGGTCGATATGGGATCTACCTCTCGTCCCGGGAGCTGAGAGCGCAGGACGGCAACACCAAGGACGAAGACCTCTCCTTCCACATCCACAGACCACCATACTTTGGCTACCTGGAGAATACGATTAAAG GCAGCTTTATCCAGAAGCGTTTCACTCAGAGGGACCTGAGCAAAAGGACTATCGTGTATATCATAGACCCAGCGACAGAAGCCCTGTCAGACAGCCTGGAGTTCAGAGTGTCAGACCCTCTGGGGAACACTGGGCCCTCCCACAC ACTGGAACTGAAGTGGTCTCGTGTGGAGCTGGCTGTGTCTGAGTACCAGGCATGTGAGGACCAGGGCACTGTCTCACTGGACGTCCTACGGAAAGGCAACATGGCCGAGTCCTCGTACATCACCATCAAG GTGAGAGAGGTCACAGCGACTGCTGGAAAGGATTTCACTCTGAGCCCGTCCAGCCTAATCCAGTTTGATCCTG GCGTATCCAAAAGGAGCTGGCGTATTGAAATTACCCAAGATCAcctggaggaggcagaggagacatTTGAAGTGACACTGGTGTCCCCTGAGGGAACCGTAGTAGGCAGCACCTCCAAAGCGCTGGTTAAAATCAAGGACTCTGGGAAAG GACAGTGTGGATCCAGTCAGGCCACTATGGGCTCCAGTCTGGGGGGGAAGCAGGTTCAGTCAGGGCCCTACCGCCAACATGGCTCCATTCATTTGGAGACACTACCCCTTGCCAAGGGAGACCAGCAGATGACCTGGACCCGAGGCGATGGTGTGCCCCAGTCTGTGCCCGCTGCTGTGCCCGCCACGCCCAATATGAAACTTAGAGCCATGGCCAATAGAAAGACA ATTCCACCATCGTCAGTCCATCGTAATGGAACAGACACTGTGTTCACG TACCACGGGATCATGTCCGTGCGCCTGGAGGATGACAAGTCTCCGTCtaggaagggaaggaaggctAATATTCAGGTGACCAGCAGAGAGCGGCAGCAACATGCAGCAACAGCACCACCAGTGGCTCCCAACAACCCTAAACCTGTCCCTAAGACGAAGAGTGACAGCTTGCTCCCACATACAATGTCTGAGCAGCCCAATAAG GAGGCTTCACCTAGCTCTGGCCCTAAACCCTGTGTCCCAGAGCTGATGGGGCTCCTACACTTTAACCAGAGCTCAGGCGGGCTCCTCCACTGCAACGGGGTCTCCTGGAAGCCCTGGGCTCCCACTGATGAG TAA